One window of the Prionailurus bengalensis isolate Pbe53 chromosome E1, Fcat_Pben_1.1_paternal_pri, whole genome shotgun sequence genome contains the following:
- the TRIM65 gene encoding tripartite motif-containing protein 65 isoform X4, which yields MDAQKLEDKLTCAICLELYLEPVTLPCGHNFCGDCIRDWWGCRDRACPECREHFPDGAELRRNVALTGVLELMRAGPAPAPDPDPAPALGPDPAPAPGSGPGARCLRHGQPLELFCRTEGRCVCSACTVNECRLHERALLDTERREREAQLRAMLEVTQQQATEAESQLKELQEQSSQIQALEMRRTLALTDIEVAKTQALTQAQDEERRLRGHLEALAHYDRSVRDLLEQLDDQTFLQESQLLAPPGPLRPLAPLQWDEEQQLAGVESLSRLYGLLLDEGSHPRAPAEAADLGPVEAPGPLAPVPSPVCPLRRKLWQNYRNLTFDPDSANCHLYLSQQGQQVKHRHKPRDLAGPHSFQLWQVQCAQSFQNGRHYWEVRTSNHSVTLGVAYPELSRHKQGPHTDNIGRGPSSWGLCVQEDRAQAWHNGEARRLPGVSGRLLGMDLDLASGRLTFYSLEPKAQPLHTFHAIFTQPLYPVFWLLEGRTLTLCHRPEAKLPPGLQEEAAGPS from the exons ATGGACgcccagaagctggaagacaaGCTGACCTGCGCCATCTGCCTGGAGCTCTACCTGGAGCCGGTGACGCTGCCCTGCGGCCACAACTTCTGCGGGGACTGCATCCGGGACTGGTGGGGCTGCCGCGACAGGGCGTGCCCCGAGTGCCGGGAGCACTTCCCCGACGGCGCCGAGCTGCGCCGCAATGTGGCCCTCACCGGCGTGCTCGAGTTGATGCGCGCCGGGCCTGCCCCAGCTCCCGATCCCGACCCCGCTCCGGCTCTCGGCCCCgaccccgccccggcccccggcTCCGGGCCGGGCGCGCGCTGTCTCCGGCACGGGCAGCCCCTCGAGCTCTTCTGTCGCACGGAGGGTCGCTGCGTGTGCAGCGCATGCACCGTGAACGAGTGTCGCCTCCACGAGCGGGCGCTGCTGGACACTGAGCGTCGGGAACGCGAG GCCCAGCTGAGAGCCATGCTGGAGGTCACCCAGCAGCAGGCCACCGAGGCTGAGAGCCAGCTAAAGGAATTGCAAGAGCAAAGCAGCCAGATCCAG GCCCTGGAGATGCGGCGGACCTTGGCACTGACGGACATCGAGGTGGCCAAGACACAGGCACTAACACAGGCCCAGGATGAAGAACGGCGACTGCGGGGCCACCTGGAAGCCCTGGCTCACTACGACCGCAGCGTCCGGGACCTCCTGGAGCAGTTGGATGACCAGACCTTCCTCCAG GAATCACAGCTCCTGGCACCCCCAGGCCCTCTTAGGCCCCTGGCTCCTCTGCAGTGGGACGAAGAGCAGCAGCTGGCTGGCGTGGAGTCACTGAGCCGGCTGTATGGTCTCCTCCTGGATGAGGGGAGCCACCCCAGGGCACCGGCTGAGGCTGCTGATTTGGGCCCCGTGG AGGCCCCAGGTCCCCTGGCACCAGTCCCAAGCCCGGTTTGCCCACTGAGGAGGAAACTCTGGCAGA ATTATCGCAATCTGACCTTCGACCCAGACAGCGCCAATTGCCACCTCTACCTGTCTCAGCAGGGCCAGCAGGTAAAGCACCGTCACAAGCCCCGGGACCTGGCCGGGCCACACAGCTTCCAGCTCTGGCAGGTGCAATGTGCCCAGAGCTTCCAGAACGGTCGACACTACTGGGAGGTGCGCACGTCTAATCACTCAGTGACGCTGGGCGTCGCCTATCCAGAACTTTCACGGCACAAGCAGGGGCCCCACACAGACAACATTGGGCGTGGGCCTAGCTCCTGGGGGCTCTGTGTTCAGGAGGACAGGGCCCAGGCCTGGCACAACGGGGAGGCCCGGCGCCTCCCAGGGGTGTCCGGGCGGCTCCTGGGCATGGATTTGGACCTGGCCTCTGGCCGCCTCACCTTCTACAGCCTGGAGCCCAAGGCCCAGCCCCTACATACCTTCCACGCCATTTTCACCCAGCCCCTCTACCCCGTCTTCTGGCTCCTGGAGGGTAGGACTTTGACCCTGTGCCACCGGCCTGAGGCCAAGCTCCCTCCGGGACTCCAGGAAGAGGCCGCGGGGCCCAGCTGA
- the TRIM65 gene encoding tripartite motif-containing protein 65 isoform X3: MDAQKLEDKLTCAICLELYLEPVTLPCGHNFCGDCIRDWWGCRDRACPECREHFPDGAELRRNVALTGVLELMRAGPAPAPDPDPAPALGPDPAPAPGSGPGARCLRHGQPLELFCRTEGRCVCSACTVNECRLHERALLDTERREREAQLRAMLEVTQQQATEAESQLKELQEQSSQIQSSACTLASVVSSKFSCLLQALEMRRTLALTDIEVAKTQALTQAQDEERRLRGHLEALAHYDRSVRDLLEQLDDQTFLQESQLLAPPGPLRPLAPLQWDEEQQLAGVESLSRLYGLLLDEGSHPRAPAEAADLGPVEAPGPLAPVPSPVCPLRRKLWQNYRNLTFDPDSANCHLYLSQQGQQVKHRHKPRDLAGPHSFQLWQVQCAQSFQNGRHYWEVRTSNHSVTLGVAYPELSRHKQGPHTDNIGRGPSSWGLCVQEDRAQAWHNGEARRLPGVSGRLLGMDLDLASGRLTFYSLEPKAQPLHTFHAIFTQPLYPVFWLLEGRTLTLCHRPEAKLPPGLQEEAAGPS, from the exons ATGGACgcccagaagctggaagacaaGCTGACCTGCGCCATCTGCCTGGAGCTCTACCTGGAGCCGGTGACGCTGCCCTGCGGCCACAACTTCTGCGGGGACTGCATCCGGGACTGGTGGGGCTGCCGCGACAGGGCGTGCCCCGAGTGCCGGGAGCACTTCCCCGACGGCGCCGAGCTGCGCCGCAATGTGGCCCTCACCGGCGTGCTCGAGTTGATGCGCGCCGGGCCTGCCCCAGCTCCCGATCCCGACCCCGCTCCGGCTCTCGGCCCCgaccccgccccggcccccggcTCCGGGCCGGGCGCGCGCTGTCTCCGGCACGGGCAGCCCCTCGAGCTCTTCTGTCGCACGGAGGGTCGCTGCGTGTGCAGCGCATGCACCGTGAACGAGTGTCGCCTCCACGAGCGGGCGCTGCTGGACACTGAGCGTCGGGAACGCGAG GCCCAGCTGAGAGCCATGCTGGAGGTCACCCAGCAGCAGGCCACCGAGGCTGAGAGCCAGCTAAAGGAATTGCAAGAGCAAAGCAGCCAGATCCAG AGCTCGGCCTGCACCCTGGCCTCCGTGGTCTCCAGCAAATTCAGCTGCCTGCTGCAGGCCCTGGAGATGCGGCGGACCTTGGCACTGACGGACATCGAGGTGGCCAAGACACAGGCACTAACACAGGCCCAGGATGAAGAACGGCGACTGCGGGGCCACCTGGAAGCCCTGGCTCACTACGACCGCAGCGTCCGGGACCTCCTGGAGCAGTTGGATGACCAGACCTTCCTCCAG GAATCACAGCTCCTGGCACCCCCAGGCCCTCTTAGGCCCCTGGCTCCTCTGCAGTGGGACGAAGAGCAGCAGCTGGCTGGCGTGGAGTCACTGAGCCGGCTGTATGGTCTCCTCCTGGATGAGGGGAGCCACCCCAGGGCACCGGCTGAGGCTGCTGATTTGGGCCCCGTGG AGGCCCCAGGTCCCCTGGCACCAGTCCCAAGCCCGGTTTGCCCACTGAGGAGGAAACTCTGGCAGA ATTATCGCAATCTGACCTTCGACCCAGACAGCGCCAATTGCCACCTCTACCTGTCTCAGCAGGGCCAGCAGGTAAAGCACCGTCACAAGCCCCGGGACCTGGCCGGGCCACACAGCTTCCAGCTCTGGCAGGTGCAATGTGCCCAGAGCTTCCAGAACGGTCGACACTACTGGGAGGTGCGCACGTCTAATCACTCAGTGACGCTGGGCGTCGCCTATCCAGAACTTTCACGGCACAAGCAGGGGCCCCACACAGACAACATTGGGCGTGGGCCTAGCTCCTGGGGGCTCTGTGTTCAGGAGGACAGGGCCCAGGCCTGGCACAACGGGGAGGCCCGGCGCCTCCCAGGGGTGTCCGGGCGGCTCCTGGGCATGGATTTGGACCTGGCCTCTGGCCGCCTCACCTTCTACAGCCTGGAGCCCAAGGCCCAGCCCCTACATACCTTCCACGCCATTTTCACCCAGCCCCTCTACCCCGTCTTCTGGCTCCTGGAGGGTAGGACTTTGACCCTGTGCCACCGGCCTGAGGCCAAGCTCCCTCCGGGACTCCAGGAAGAGGCCGCGGGGCCCAGCTGA
- the TRIM65 gene encoding tripartite motif-containing protein 65 isoform X6, protein MTTRREWQAQLRAMLEVTQQQATEAESQLKELQEQSSQIQSSACTLASVVSSKFSCLLQALEMRRTLALTDIEVAKTQALTQAQDEERRLRGHLEALAHYDRSVRDLLEQLDDQTFLQESQLLAPPGPLRPLAPLQWDEEQQLAGVESLSRLYGLLLDEGSHPRAPAEAADLGPVGKADPRSLSTPPGPAGPPTASGSGVRTLPPMSSLPVTALTLLCLLEAPGPLAPVPSPVCPLRRKLWQNYRNLTFDPDSANCHLYLSQQGQQVKHRHKPRDLAGPHSFQLWQVQCAQSFQNGRHYWEVRTSNHSVTLGVAYPELSRHKQGPHTDNIGRGPSSWGLCVQEDRAQAWHNGEARRLPGVSGRLLGMDLDLASGRLTFYSLEPKAQPLHTFHAIFTQPLYPVFWLLEGRTLTLCHRPEAKLPPGLQEEAAGPS, encoded by the exons ATGACAACAAGGAGGGAGTGGCAG GCCCAGCTGAGAGCCATGCTGGAGGTCACCCAGCAGCAGGCCACCGAGGCTGAGAGCCAGCTAAAGGAATTGCAAGAGCAAAGCAGCCAGATCCAG AGCTCGGCCTGCACCCTGGCCTCCGTGGTCTCCAGCAAATTCAGCTGCCTGCTGCAGGCCCTGGAGATGCGGCGGACCTTGGCACTGACGGACATCGAGGTGGCCAAGACACAGGCACTAACACAGGCCCAGGATGAAGAACGGCGACTGCGGGGCCACCTGGAAGCCCTGGCTCACTACGACCGCAGCGTCCGGGACCTCCTGGAGCAGTTGGATGACCAGACCTTCCTCCAG GAATCACAGCTCCTGGCACCCCCAGGCCCTCTTAGGCCCCTGGCTCCTCTGCAGTGGGACGAAGAGCAGCAGCTGGCTGGCGTGGAGTCACTGAGCCGGCTGTATGGTCTCCTCCTGGATGAGGGGAGCCACCCCAGGGCACCGGCTGAGGCTGCTGATTTGGGCCCCGTGGGTAAGGCTGACCCCagatctctctctacccctccggGCCCAGCTGGCCCTCCTACAGCCAGTGGGAGTGGGGTCAGGACCCTGCCCCCCATGAGCTCTCTCCCCGTCACTGCCCTAACACTTCTTTGCCTCCTAGAGGCCCCAGGTCCCCTGGCACCAGTCCCAAGCCCGGTTTGCCCACTGAGGAGGAAACTCTGGCAGA ATTATCGCAATCTGACCTTCGACCCAGACAGCGCCAATTGCCACCTCTACCTGTCTCAGCAGGGCCAGCAGGTAAAGCACCGTCACAAGCCCCGGGACCTGGCCGGGCCACACAGCTTCCAGCTCTGGCAGGTGCAATGTGCCCAGAGCTTCCAGAACGGTCGACACTACTGGGAGGTGCGCACGTCTAATCACTCAGTGACGCTGGGCGTCGCCTATCCAGAACTTTCACGGCACAAGCAGGGGCCCCACACAGACAACATTGGGCGTGGGCCTAGCTCCTGGGGGCTCTGTGTTCAGGAGGACAGGGCCCAGGCCTGGCACAACGGGGAGGCCCGGCGCCTCCCAGGGGTGTCCGGGCGGCTCCTGGGCATGGATTTGGACCTGGCCTCTGGCCGCCTCACCTTCTACAGCCTGGAGCCCAAGGCCCAGCCCCTACATACCTTCCACGCCATTTTCACCCAGCCCCTCTACCCCGTCTTCTGGCTCCTGGAGGGTAGGACTTTGACCCTGTGCCACCGGCCTGAGGCCAAGCTCCCTCCGGGACTCCAGGAAGAGGCCGCGGGGCCCAGCTGA
- the TRIM65 gene encoding tripartite motif-containing protein 65 isoform X1: MDAQKLEDKLTCAICLELYLEPVTLPCGHNFCGDCIRDWWGCRDRACPECREHFPDGAELRRNVALTGVLELMRAGPAPAPDPDPAPALGPDPAPAPGSGPGARCLRHGQPLELFCRTEGRCVCSACTVNECRLHERALLDTERREREAQLRAMLEVTQQQATEAESQLKELQEQSSQIQSSACTLASVVSSKFSCLLQALEMRRTLALTDIEVAKTQALTQAQDEERRLRGHLEALAHYDRSVRDLLEQLDDQTFLQESQLLAPPGPLRPLAPLQWDEEQQLAGVESLSRLYGLLLDEGSHPRAPAEAADLGPVGKADPRSLSTPPGPAGPPTASGSGVRTLPPMSSLPVTALTLLCLLEAPGPLAPVPSPVCPLRRKLWQNYRNLTFDPDSANCHLYLSQQGQQVKHRHKPRDLAGPHSFQLWQVQCAQSFQNGRHYWEVRTSNHSVTLGVAYPELSRHKQGPHTDNIGRGPSSWGLCVQEDRAQAWHNGEARRLPGVSGRLLGMDLDLASGRLTFYSLEPKAQPLHTFHAIFTQPLYPVFWLLEGRTLTLCHRPEAKLPPGLQEEAAGPS; the protein is encoded by the exons ATGGACgcccagaagctggaagacaaGCTGACCTGCGCCATCTGCCTGGAGCTCTACCTGGAGCCGGTGACGCTGCCCTGCGGCCACAACTTCTGCGGGGACTGCATCCGGGACTGGTGGGGCTGCCGCGACAGGGCGTGCCCCGAGTGCCGGGAGCACTTCCCCGACGGCGCCGAGCTGCGCCGCAATGTGGCCCTCACCGGCGTGCTCGAGTTGATGCGCGCCGGGCCTGCCCCAGCTCCCGATCCCGACCCCGCTCCGGCTCTCGGCCCCgaccccgccccggcccccggcTCCGGGCCGGGCGCGCGCTGTCTCCGGCACGGGCAGCCCCTCGAGCTCTTCTGTCGCACGGAGGGTCGCTGCGTGTGCAGCGCATGCACCGTGAACGAGTGTCGCCTCCACGAGCGGGCGCTGCTGGACACTGAGCGTCGGGAACGCGAG GCCCAGCTGAGAGCCATGCTGGAGGTCACCCAGCAGCAGGCCACCGAGGCTGAGAGCCAGCTAAAGGAATTGCAAGAGCAAAGCAGCCAGATCCAG AGCTCGGCCTGCACCCTGGCCTCCGTGGTCTCCAGCAAATTCAGCTGCCTGCTGCAGGCCCTGGAGATGCGGCGGACCTTGGCACTGACGGACATCGAGGTGGCCAAGACACAGGCACTAACACAGGCCCAGGATGAAGAACGGCGACTGCGGGGCCACCTGGAAGCCCTGGCTCACTACGACCGCAGCGTCCGGGACCTCCTGGAGCAGTTGGATGACCAGACCTTCCTCCAG GAATCACAGCTCCTGGCACCCCCAGGCCCTCTTAGGCCCCTGGCTCCTCTGCAGTGGGACGAAGAGCAGCAGCTGGCTGGCGTGGAGTCACTGAGCCGGCTGTATGGTCTCCTCCTGGATGAGGGGAGCCACCCCAGGGCACCGGCTGAGGCTGCTGATTTGGGCCCCGTGGGTAAGGCTGACCCCagatctctctctacccctccggGCCCAGCTGGCCCTCCTACAGCCAGTGGGAGTGGGGTCAGGACCCTGCCCCCCATGAGCTCTCTCCCCGTCACTGCCCTAACACTTCTTTGCCTCCTAGAGGCCCCAGGTCCCCTGGCACCAGTCCCAAGCCCGGTTTGCCCACTGAGGAGGAAACTCTGGCAGA ATTATCGCAATCTGACCTTCGACCCAGACAGCGCCAATTGCCACCTCTACCTGTCTCAGCAGGGCCAGCAGGTAAAGCACCGTCACAAGCCCCGGGACCTGGCCGGGCCACACAGCTTCCAGCTCTGGCAGGTGCAATGTGCCCAGAGCTTCCAGAACGGTCGACACTACTGGGAGGTGCGCACGTCTAATCACTCAGTGACGCTGGGCGTCGCCTATCCAGAACTTTCACGGCACAAGCAGGGGCCCCACACAGACAACATTGGGCGTGGGCCTAGCTCCTGGGGGCTCTGTGTTCAGGAGGACAGGGCCCAGGCCTGGCACAACGGGGAGGCCCGGCGCCTCCCAGGGGTGTCCGGGCGGCTCCTGGGCATGGATTTGGACCTGGCCTCTGGCCGCCTCACCTTCTACAGCCTGGAGCCCAAGGCCCAGCCCCTACATACCTTCCACGCCATTTTCACCCAGCCCCTCTACCCCGTCTTCTGGCTCCTGGAGGGTAGGACTTTGACCCTGTGCCACCGGCCTGAGGCCAAGCTCCCTCCGGGACTCCAGGAAGAGGCCGCGGGGCCCAGCTGA
- the TRIM65 gene encoding tripartite motif-containing protein 65 isoform X5, producing the protein MDAQKLEDKLTCAICLELYLEPVTLPCGHNFCGDCIRDWWGCRDRACPECREHFPDGAELRRNVALTGVLELMRAGPAPAPDPDPAPALGPDPAPAPGSGPGARCLRHGQPLELFCRTEGRCVCSACTVNECRLHERALLDTERREREAQLRAMLEVTQQQATEAESQLKELQEQSSQIQSSACTLASVVSSKFSCLLQALEMRRTLALTDIEVAKTQALTQAQDEERRLRGHLEALAHYDRSVRDLLEQLDDQTFLQESQLLAPPGPLRPLAPLQWDEEQQLAGVESLSRLYGLLLDEGSHPRAPAEAADLGPVDYRNLTFDPDSANCHLYLSQQGQQVKHRHKPRDLAGPHSFQLWQVQCAQSFQNGRHYWEVRTSNHSVTLGVAYPELSRHKQGPHTDNIGRGPSSWGLCVQEDRAQAWHNGEARRLPGVSGRLLGMDLDLASGRLTFYSLEPKAQPLHTFHAIFTQPLYPVFWLLEGRTLTLCHRPEAKLPPGLQEEAAGPS; encoded by the exons ATGGACgcccagaagctggaagacaaGCTGACCTGCGCCATCTGCCTGGAGCTCTACCTGGAGCCGGTGACGCTGCCCTGCGGCCACAACTTCTGCGGGGACTGCATCCGGGACTGGTGGGGCTGCCGCGACAGGGCGTGCCCCGAGTGCCGGGAGCACTTCCCCGACGGCGCCGAGCTGCGCCGCAATGTGGCCCTCACCGGCGTGCTCGAGTTGATGCGCGCCGGGCCTGCCCCAGCTCCCGATCCCGACCCCGCTCCGGCTCTCGGCCCCgaccccgccccggcccccggcTCCGGGCCGGGCGCGCGCTGTCTCCGGCACGGGCAGCCCCTCGAGCTCTTCTGTCGCACGGAGGGTCGCTGCGTGTGCAGCGCATGCACCGTGAACGAGTGTCGCCTCCACGAGCGGGCGCTGCTGGACACTGAGCGTCGGGAACGCGAG GCCCAGCTGAGAGCCATGCTGGAGGTCACCCAGCAGCAGGCCACCGAGGCTGAGAGCCAGCTAAAGGAATTGCAAGAGCAAAGCAGCCAGATCCAG AGCTCGGCCTGCACCCTGGCCTCCGTGGTCTCCAGCAAATTCAGCTGCCTGCTGCAGGCCCTGGAGATGCGGCGGACCTTGGCACTGACGGACATCGAGGTGGCCAAGACACAGGCACTAACACAGGCCCAGGATGAAGAACGGCGACTGCGGGGCCACCTGGAAGCCCTGGCTCACTACGACCGCAGCGTCCGGGACCTCCTGGAGCAGTTGGATGACCAGACCTTCCTCCAG GAATCACAGCTCCTGGCACCCCCAGGCCCTCTTAGGCCCCTGGCTCCTCTGCAGTGGGACGAAGAGCAGCAGCTGGCTGGCGTGGAGTCACTGAGCCGGCTGTATGGTCTCCTCCTGGATGAGGGGAGCCACCCCAGGGCACCGGCTGAGGCTGCTGATTTGGGCCCCGTGG ATTATCGCAATCTGACCTTCGACCCAGACAGCGCCAATTGCCACCTCTACCTGTCTCAGCAGGGCCAGCAGGTAAAGCACCGTCACAAGCCCCGGGACCTGGCCGGGCCACACAGCTTCCAGCTCTGGCAGGTGCAATGTGCCCAGAGCTTCCAGAACGGTCGACACTACTGGGAGGTGCGCACGTCTAATCACTCAGTGACGCTGGGCGTCGCCTATCCAGAACTTTCACGGCACAAGCAGGGGCCCCACACAGACAACATTGGGCGTGGGCCTAGCTCCTGGGGGCTCTGTGTTCAGGAGGACAGGGCCCAGGCCTGGCACAACGGGGAGGCCCGGCGCCTCCCAGGGGTGTCCGGGCGGCTCCTGGGCATGGATTTGGACCTGGCCTCTGGCCGCCTCACCTTCTACAGCCTGGAGCCCAAGGCCCAGCCCCTACATACCTTCCACGCCATTTTCACCCAGCCCCTCTACCCCGTCTTCTGGCTCCTGGAGGGTAGGACTTTGACCCTGTGCCACCGGCCTGAGGCCAAGCTCCCTCCGGGACTCCAGGAAGAGGCCGCGGGGCCCAGCTGA
- the TRIM65 gene encoding tripartite motif-containing protein 65 isoform X2, with the protein MDAQKLEDKLTCAICLELYLEPVTLPCGHNFCGDCIRDWWGCRDRACPECREHFPDGAELRRNVALTGVLELMRAGPAPAPDPDPAPALGPDPAPAPGSGPGARCLRHGQPLELFCRTEGRCVCSACTVNECRLHERALLDTERREREAQLRAMLEVTQQQATEAESQLKELQEQSSQIQALEMRRTLALTDIEVAKTQALTQAQDEERRLRGHLEALAHYDRSVRDLLEQLDDQTFLQESQLLAPPGPLRPLAPLQWDEEQQLAGVESLSRLYGLLLDEGSHPRAPAEAADLGPVGKADPRSLSTPPGPAGPPTASGSGVRTLPPMSSLPVTALTLLCLLEAPGPLAPVPSPVCPLRRKLWQNYRNLTFDPDSANCHLYLSQQGQQVKHRHKPRDLAGPHSFQLWQVQCAQSFQNGRHYWEVRTSNHSVTLGVAYPELSRHKQGPHTDNIGRGPSSWGLCVQEDRAQAWHNGEARRLPGVSGRLLGMDLDLASGRLTFYSLEPKAQPLHTFHAIFTQPLYPVFWLLEGRTLTLCHRPEAKLPPGLQEEAAGPS; encoded by the exons ATGGACgcccagaagctggaagacaaGCTGACCTGCGCCATCTGCCTGGAGCTCTACCTGGAGCCGGTGACGCTGCCCTGCGGCCACAACTTCTGCGGGGACTGCATCCGGGACTGGTGGGGCTGCCGCGACAGGGCGTGCCCCGAGTGCCGGGAGCACTTCCCCGACGGCGCCGAGCTGCGCCGCAATGTGGCCCTCACCGGCGTGCTCGAGTTGATGCGCGCCGGGCCTGCCCCAGCTCCCGATCCCGACCCCGCTCCGGCTCTCGGCCCCgaccccgccccggcccccggcTCCGGGCCGGGCGCGCGCTGTCTCCGGCACGGGCAGCCCCTCGAGCTCTTCTGTCGCACGGAGGGTCGCTGCGTGTGCAGCGCATGCACCGTGAACGAGTGTCGCCTCCACGAGCGGGCGCTGCTGGACACTGAGCGTCGGGAACGCGAG GCCCAGCTGAGAGCCATGCTGGAGGTCACCCAGCAGCAGGCCACCGAGGCTGAGAGCCAGCTAAAGGAATTGCAAGAGCAAAGCAGCCAGATCCAG GCCCTGGAGATGCGGCGGACCTTGGCACTGACGGACATCGAGGTGGCCAAGACACAGGCACTAACACAGGCCCAGGATGAAGAACGGCGACTGCGGGGCCACCTGGAAGCCCTGGCTCACTACGACCGCAGCGTCCGGGACCTCCTGGAGCAGTTGGATGACCAGACCTTCCTCCAG GAATCACAGCTCCTGGCACCCCCAGGCCCTCTTAGGCCCCTGGCTCCTCTGCAGTGGGACGAAGAGCAGCAGCTGGCTGGCGTGGAGTCACTGAGCCGGCTGTATGGTCTCCTCCTGGATGAGGGGAGCCACCCCAGGGCACCGGCTGAGGCTGCTGATTTGGGCCCCGTGGGTAAGGCTGACCCCagatctctctctacccctccggGCCCAGCTGGCCCTCCTACAGCCAGTGGGAGTGGGGTCAGGACCCTGCCCCCCATGAGCTCTCTCCCCGTCACTGCCCTAACACTTCTTTGCCTCCTAGAGGCCCCAGGTCCCCTGGCACCAGTCCCAAGCCCGGTTTGCCCACTGAGGAGGAAACTCTGGCAGA ATTATCGCAATCTGACCTTCGACCCAGACAGCGCCAATTGCCACCTCTACCTGTCTCAGCAGGGCCAGCAGGTAAAGCACCGTCACAAGCCCCGGGACCTGGCCGGGCCACACAGCTTCCAGCTCTGGCAGGTGCAATGTGCCCAGAGCTTCCAGAACGGTCGACACTACTGGGAGGTGCGCACGTCTAATCACTCAGTGACGCTGGGCGTCGCCTATCCAGAACTTTCACGGCACAAGCAGGGGCCCCACACAGACAACATTGGGCGTGGGCCTAGCTCCTGGGGGCTCTGTGTTCAGGAGGACAGGGCCCAGGCCTGGCACAACGGGGAGGCCCGGCGCCTCCCAGGGGTGTCCGGGCGGCTCCTGGGCATGGATTTGGACCTGGCCTCTGGCCGCCTCACCTTCTACAGCCTGGAGCCCAAGGCCCAGCCCCTACATACCTTCCACGCCATTTTCACCCAGCCCCTCTACCCCGTCTTCTGGCTCCTGGAGGGTAGGACTTTGACCCTGTGCCACCGGCCTGAGGCCAAGCTCCCTCCGGGACTCCAGGAAGAGGCCGCGGGGCCCAGCTGA